The Apium graveolens cultivar Ventura unplaced genomic scaffold, ASM990537v1 ctg6072, whole genome shotgun sequence genome includes a region encoding these proteins:
- the LOC141703009 gene encoding uncharacterized protein LOC141703009 — protein sequence MSTREENQWADSLAKLASSSLPINPSPIYVDILTAPSIDEIFVNQIQINLDWSQPLLDYILDNKLPEHKTEARALMFKARNYCIVGSSLYRRAFSEPLLRCLSLEEALQAIIEVYTGICGEHLGGKNLALKVIKQGLYWPIVRKDCED from the coding sequence ATGTCGACTAGAGAGGAAAACCAATGGGCTGATTCCCTGGCCAAGCTGGCGTCATCCAGTCTACCCATTAACCCCAGTCCAATATATGTCGATATCTTAACGGCTCCCTCTATCGACGAAATATTTGTCAATCAGATCCAGATTAACCTCGACTGGAGTCAACCTCTCCTCGACTATATCCTCGACAATAAGCTTCCTGAGCATAAAACTGAGGCTCGCGCACTAATGTTCAAGGCCAGAAACTATTGCATTGTAGGCTCCTCATTATATCGACGCGCCTTCTCTGAACCACTACTCCGTTGCTTGTCTCTAGAGGAAGCTCTCCAAGCAATTATTGAAGTGTACACTGGAATTTGTGGTGAACATCTTGGGGGAAAGAACTTAGCTCTTAAAGTGATCAAACAAGGACTATACTGGCCCATAGTTCGAAAGGATTGTGAAGATTAG
- the LOC141703011 gene encoding NAD(P)H-quinone oxidoreductase subunit T, chloroplastic, whose translation MALPAAPLQYSFCSLSRAQTVTSDRLLLLQPILIRSVSSNRRCLRVFATETTSGKQKAQPGEDTRIHWESEDEGWIGGSYSKSRKKLEPEEKKQDLLDENFSELLNSSTDSHYQFLGVSAEADIEEIKSAYRRLSKEYHPDTTSLPLKAASEKFMKLRDIYNTLCDAEKRRFYDWTLAQETASREAEKMRIKFEDPYIQQLRNFESVPDMVDRLGGKNLELSGQAKSALTFDILVILFSICCIAYVLIFKEPYY comes from the exons ATGGCTTTACCAGCTGCACCATTACAATATTCATTCTGTTCTTTAAGCAGAGCCCAAACAGTAACTAGTGACAGGTTGCTGCTGCTGCAACCGATACTTATACGATCAGTATCATCAAACCGTCGATGTTTGCGTGTTTTTGCAACTGAAACTACCAGTGGGAAGCAAAAGGCACAGCCTGGAGAGGATACAAGAATTCATTGGGAGAGTGAAGATGAAGGGTGGATTGGTGGAAGCTATAGTAAATCTCGAAAAAAGTTGGAACCAGAAGAAAAGAAGCAGGATTTGTTGGATGAGAACTTCTCTGAGTTGCTTAACAGTTCAACTGATTCTCATTATCA GTTTTTAGGAGTATCAGCTGAAGCTGATATAGAAGAAATCAAATCCGCATACAGGAGACTATCAAAAGAGTATCATCCTGACACAACTTCACTCCCCCTTAAAGCGGCATCAGAGAAGTTCATGAAACTAAGAGATATTTATAATACTTTGTGTGACGCAGAGAAACGCAGGTTCTATGACTGGACACTTGCTCAGGAAACTGCCAGCCGTGAAGCAGAGAAAATGAGGATTAAATTTGAGGATCCGTACATACAACAACTTCGGAATTTTGAGTCTGTTCCGGACATGGTGGATAGACTTGGTGGTAAGAATTTGGAGCTCAGTGGCCAAGCAAAGTCAGCTCTTACATTTGATATATTAGTTATTTTGTTTTCAATATGTTGCATTGCTTATGTGCTCATCTTCAAGGAACCTTATTACTAG